In the Microtus pennsylvanicus isolate mMicPen1 chromosome 6, mMicPen1.hap1, whole genome shotgun sequence genome, one interval contains:
- the Dbndd1 gene encoding LOW QUALITY PROTEIN: dysbindin domain-containing protein 1 (The sequence of the model RefSeq protein was modified relative to this genomic sequence to represent the inferred CDS: deleted 1 base in 1 codon) has protein sequence MGRGPAPEAAARPAPRPPPRRRGPLAAAPMRCCRSSDPVVARAVNASGRLASPLPTPLADPIGRMESPESAGRGETVKEVKVPQAALSVPAHETPVTEEEELGIPIPAPGFLQVTERRQPLSSVSSLEVHFDLLDLTELTDMSDQELAEVFADSDDENLATDSPAGLHPLSRAGCLRSPSWTKTRAEQNREKQPPSDPERQGTAVDTFLTVEGPKEN, from the exons atggggaggggaccGGCGCCCGAAGCAGCTGCGCGCCCCGCCCCGCGGCCTCCTCCCCGCCGTCGCGGCCCCTTGGCTGCTGCCCCGATGCGCTGCTGCCGAAGCTCGGACCCAGTAGTCGCCAGAGCAGTTAATGCATCCGGG CGGCTCGCATCGCCGCTGCCCACACCCCTCGCGGACCCCATTGGCCGCATGGAGTCTCCGGAGAGCGCTGGTCGGGGAG AGACTGTTAAAGAAGTCAAGGTACCACAGGCTGCCCTGAGTGTTCCAGCTCATGAGACACCTGtgacagaggaggaagagctTGGCATCCCAATACCAGCCCCAGGGTTCCTGCAGGTCACGGAGAGGAGGC AGCCTCTGAGCAGCGTCTCCTCTCTGGAGGTCCACTTCGATCTCCTGGACCTCACTGAGCTGACTGACATGTCTGACCAGGAACTGGCCGAGGTCTTTGCGGACTCTGACGACGAGAACCTTGCCACTGACTCCCCAGCAG GTCTGCACCCACTATCTAGAGCTGGCTGCCTACGCTCCCCTTCCTGGACAAAAACAAGGGCGGAGCAGAACCGTGAGAAACAGCCCCCCAGTGACCCGGAACGACAAGGTACAGCTGTGGACACGTTCCTCACTGTGGAGGGGCCCAAGGAAAATTAG